A portion of the Tamandua tetradactyla isolate mTamTet1 chromosome 16, mTamTet1.pri, whole genome shotgun sequence genome contains these proteins:
- the SLC8A2 gene encoding sodium/calcium exchanger 2 isoform X2: MAPLALVGVVLLLGAPSCSGMATPTPSPPPPPANDSDPGAEGCQGSNRCQPGVLLPVWEPDDPSLGDKAARAVVYFVAMVYMFLGVSIIADRFMASIEVITSKEKEITVTKANGETSVGTVRIWNETVSNLTLMALGSSAPEILLSVIEVCGHNFQAGELGPGTIVGSAAFNMFVVIAVCIYVIPAGESRKIKHLRVFFVTASWSIFAYVWLYLILAVFSPGVVQVWEALLTLVFFPVCVVFAWMADKRLLFYKYVYKRYRTDPRSGIIIGAEGDPPKSIELDGTFVGAEAPGEAGVLGPGPAEARELDASRREVIQILKDLKQKHPDKDLEQLVGIANYYALLHQQKSRAFYRIQATRLMTGAGNVLRRHAADASRRAAPSDGAGDDELDGASRIFFEPSLYHCLENCGSVLLSVTCQGGEGNSTFYVDYRTEDGSAKAGSDYEYSEGTLVFKPGETQKELRIGIIDDDIFEEDEHFFVRLLNLRVGDAQGMFEPDGGGRPKGRLVAPLLATVTILDDDHAGIFSFQDRLLHVSECMGTVDVRVVRSSGARGTVRLPYRTVDGTARGGGVHYEDACGELEFGDDETMKTLQVKIVDDEEYEKKDNFYIELGQPQWLKRGISGDGDRKLTAEEEEARRIAEMGKPVLGENCRLEVIIEESYDFKNTVDKLIKKTNLALVIGTHSWREQFLEAITVSAGDEEEEEDGSREERLPSCFDYVMHFLTVFWKVLFACVPPTEYCHGWACFGVCILVIGLLTALIGDLASHFGCTVGLKDSVNAVVFVALGTSIPDTFASKVAALQDQCADASIGNVTGSNAVNVFLGLGVAWSVAAVYWAAQGRAFEVRTGTLAFSVTLFTVFAFVGIAVLLYRRRPHIGGELGGPRGPKLATAALFLGLWFLYILFASLEAYCHIRGF, from the exons ATGGCTCCCCTGGCCTTGGTGGGGGTCGTGCTGCTCCTGGGGGCTCCCTCGTGCTCAGGGATGGCCACCCCGACCCCCTCCCCGCCGCCTCCCCCAGCCAATGACAGCGATCCCGGCGCGGAGGGCTGCCAGGGCTCCAACCGCTGCCAGCCGGGGGTCCTGCTGCCCGTGTGGGAGCCCGATGACCCGTCCCTGGGCGACAAGGCGGCGCGGGCCGTGGTCTACTTCGTCGCCATGGTCTACATGTTCCTGGGCGTGTCCATCATCGCCGACCGCTTCATGGCGTCCATCGAGGTCATCACGTCCAAGGAGAAGGAGATCACCGTCACCAAGGCCAACGGTGAGACGAGCGTGGGGACCGTCCGCATCTGGAACGAGACCGTGTCCAACCTCACGCTTATGGCCCTGGGCTCCTCAGCGCCCGAGATCCTGCTGTCAGTCATCGAAGTCTGCGGCCACAACTTCCAGGCCGGAGAGCTGGGTCCCGGCACCATCGTGGGAAGCGCCGCCTTCAACATGTTCGTGGTCATTGCCGTGTGCATCTACGTCATCCCCGCCGGCGAGAGCCGCAAGATCAAGCACCTGAGGGTCTTCTTCGTCACTGCCTCCTGGAGCATCTTCGCCTACGTCTGGCTGTATCTCATCCTTGCCGTCTTTTCCCCGGGCGTGGTCCAG GTGTGGGAGGCGCTGCTGACGCTCGTCTTCTTCCCGGTGTGCGTGGTGTTCGCCTGGATGGCGGACAAGCGGCTGCTCTTCTACAAGTACGTGTACAAGCGCTACCGCACCGACCCGCGCAGCGGCATCATCATCGGCGCCGAGGGCGACCCCCCCAAGAGCATCGAGCTGGACGGCACGTTCGTGGGCGCCGAGGCGCCGGGCGAGGCGGGCGTGCTGGGCCCCGGGCCGGCCGAGGCGCGCGAGCTGGACGCCAGCCGCCGCGAGGTCATCCAGATCCTCAAGGACCTCAAGCAGAAGCACCCGGACAAGGACCTGGAGCAGCTGGTGGGCATCGCCAACTACTACGCGCTGCTGCACCAGCAGAAGAGCCGCGCCTTCTACCGCATCCAGGCCACGCGGCTCATGACCGGCGCCGGCAACGTGCTGCGGAGACACGCGGCCGACGCCTCGCGCAGGGCTGCCCCGTCCGACGGCGCTGGCGACGATGAGCTCGACGGCGCCAGCCGCATCTTCTTCGAGCCCAGCCTCTACCACTGCCTGGAGAACTGCGGCTCCGTGCTGCTGTCCGTCACCTGCCAGGGCGGCGAGGGCAACAGCACCTTCTACGTGGACTACCGCACCGAGGACGGATCAGCCAAGGCCGGCTCCGACTACGAGTACAG CGAGGGCACGCTGGTGTTCAAGCCGGGCGAGACGCAGAAGGAGCTGCGCATCGGCATCATCGACGACGACATCTTCGAGGAGGACGAGCACTTCTTCGTGCGGCTGCTGAACCTGCGCGTGGGCGACGCGCAGGGCATGTTCGAGCCCGACGGCGGCGGGCGGCCCAAGGGGCGGCTGGTGGCGCCGCTGCTGGCCACCGTCACCATCCTGGACGACGACCACGCGGgcatcttctccttccaggaccgCCTGCTGCACGTGAGCGAGTGCATGGGCACCGTGGACGTGCGCGTGGTGCGCAGCTCGGGCGCGCGCGGCACCGTGCGCCTCCCTTACCGCACGGTGGACGGCACGGCGCGCGGCGGCGGCGTGCACTACGAGGACGCGTGCGGCGAGCTCGAGTTCGGCGACGACGAGACCAT GAAAACTCTCCAAGTGAAGATAGTGGATGATGAGGAATATGAGAAAAAGGATAATTTCTACATTGAGCTTGGCCAGCCCCAGTGGCTAAAGCGAGGGATTTCAG GGGATGGAGACAGGAAGCTGACGGCCGAGGAGGAGGAGGCCCGGAGGATAGCAGAGATGGGCAAGCCGGTTCTTGGGGAAAACTGCCGGCTGGAGGTCATTATCGAGGAGTCATACGACTTTAAG AACACGGTGGACAAACTCATCAAGAAAACGAACTTGGCCCTGGTGATTGGGACCCATTCGTGGAGGGAGCAGTTTTTAGAGGCAATTACGGTGAGCGCAG gggatgaggaggaggaggaggacgggTCCCGGGAGGAGCGGCTGCCGTCGTGCTTTGACTACGTGATGCACTTCCTGACGGTGTTCTGGAAGGTGCTGTTCGCCTGCGTGCCCCCCACCGAGTACTGCCACGGCTGGGCCTGCTTTGGCGTCTGCATCCTGGTCATTGGCCTGCTCACTGCCCTCATCGGGGACCTCGCCTCCCACTTTGGCTGCACCGTTGGCCTCAAGGACTCTGTCAACGCCGTTGTCTTCGTGGCGCTGGGCACCTCCATCCCTG ACACGTTCGCCAGCAAGGTGGCGGCGCTGCAGGACCAGTGCGCGGACGCGTCCATCGGCAACGTGACGGGCTCCAACGCGGTGAACGTGTTCCTGGGCCTGGGCGTGGCCTGGTCGGTGGCCGCCGTGTACTGGGCGGCGCAGGGCCGCGCCTTCGAGGTGCGCACGGGCACCCTGGCCTTCTCGGTCACGCTCTTCACCGTCTTCGCCTTCGTGGGCATCGCGGTGCTGCTGTACCGGCGCCGGCCGCACATCGGCGGGGAGCTGGGCGGCCCGCGCGGACCCAAGCTCGCCACCGCCGCGCTCTTCCTGGGCCTCTGGTTCCTCTACATCCTCTTCGCCAGCCTGGAGGCCTACTGCCACATCCGGGGCTTCTAG
- the SLC8A2 gene encoding sodium/calcium exchanger 2 isoform X1, whose product MAPLALVGVVLLLGAPSCSGMATPTPSPPPPPANDSDPGAEGCQGSNRCQPGVLLPVWEPDDPSLGDKAARAVVYFVAMVYMFLGVSIIADRFMASIEVITSKEKEITVTKANGETSVGTVRIWNETVSNLTLMALGSSAPEILLSVIEVCGHNFQAGELGPGTIVGSAAFNMFVVIAVCIYVIPAGESRKIKHLRVFFVTASWSIFAYVWLYLILAVFSPGVVQVWEALLTLVFFPVCVVFAWMADKRLLFYKYVYKRYRTDPRSGIIIGAEGDPPKSIELDGTFVGAEAPGEAGVLGPGPAEARELDASRREVIQILKDLKQKHPDKDLEQLVGIANYYALLHQQKSRAFYRIQATRLMTGAGNVLRRHAADASRRAAPSDGAGDDELDGASRIFFEPSLYHCLENCGSVLLSVTCQGGEGNSTFYVDYRTEDGSAKAGSDYEYSEGTLVFKPGETQKELRIGIIDDDIFEEDEHFFVRLLNLRVGDAQGMFEPDGGGRPKGRLVAPLLATVTILDDDHAGIFSFQDRLLHVSECMGTVDVRVVRSSGARGTVRLPYRTVDGTARGGGVHYEDACGELEFGDDETMKTLQVKIVDDEEYEKKDNFYIELGQPQWLKRGISALLLNQGDGDRKLTAEEEEARRIAEMGKPVLGENCRLEVIIEESYDFKNTVDKLIKKTNLALVIGTHSWREQFLEAITVSAGDEEEEEDGSREERLPSCFDYVMHFLTVFWKVLFACVPPTEYCHGWACFGVCILVIGLLTALIGDLASHFGCTVGLKDSVNAVVFVALGTSIPDTFASKVAALQDQCADASIGNVTGSNAVNVFLGLGVAWSVAAVYWAAQGRAFEVRTGTLAFSVTLFTVFAFVGIAVLLYRRRPHIGGELGGPRGPKLATAALFLGLWFLYILFASLEAYCHIRGF is encoded by the exons ATGGCTCCCCTGGCCTTGGTGGGGGTCGTGCTGCTCCTGGGGGCTCCCTCGTGCTCAGGGATGGCCACCCCGACCCCCTCCCCGCCGCCTCCCCCAGCCAATGACAGCGATCCCGGCGCGGAGGGCTGCCAGGGCTCCAACCGCTGCCAGCCGGGGGTCCTGCTGCCCGTGTGGGAGCCCGATGACCCGTCCCTGGGCGACAAGGCGGCGCGGGCCGTGGTCTACTTCGTCGCCATGGTCTACATGTTCCTGGGCGTGTCCATCATCGCCGACCGCTTCATGGCGTCCATCGAGGTCATCACGTCCAAGGAGAAGGAGATCACCGTCACCAAGGCCAACGGTGAGACGAGCGTGGGGACCGTCCGCATCTGGAACGAGACCGTGTCCAACCTCACGCTTATGGCCCTGGGCTCCTCAGCGCCCGAGATCCTGCTGTCAGTCATCGAAGTCTGCGGCCACAACTTCCAGGCCGGAGAGCTGGGTCCCGGCACCATCGTGGGAAGCGCCGCCTTCAACATGTTCGTGGTCATTGCCGTGTGCATCTACGTCATCCCCGCCGGCGAGAGCCGCAAGATCAAGCACCTGAGGGTCTTCTTCGTCACTGCCTCCTGGAGCATCTTCGCCTACGTCTGGCTGTATCTCATCCTTGCCGTCTTTTCCCCGGGCGTGGTCCAG GTGTGGGAGGCGCTGCTGACGCTCGTCTTCTTCCCGGTGTGCGTGGTGTTCGCCTGGATGGCGGACAAGCGGCTGCTCTTCTACAAGTACGTGTACAAGCGCTACCGCACCGACCCGCGCAGCGGCATCATCATCGGCGCCGAGGGCGACCCCCCCAAGAGCATCGAGCTGGACGGCACGTTCGTGGGCGCCGAGGCGCCGGGCGAGGCGGGCGTGCTGGGCCCCGGGCCGGCCGAGGCGCGCGAGCTGGACGCCAGCCGCCGCGAGGTCATCCAGATCCTCAAGGACCTCAAGCAGAAGCACCCGGACAAGGACCTGGAGCAGCTGGTGGGCATCGCCAACTACTACGCGCTGCTGCACCAGCAGAAGAGCCGCGCCTTCTACCGCATCCAGGCCACGCGGCTCATGACCGGCGCCGGCAACGTGCTGCGGAGACACGCGGCCGACGCCTCGCGCAGGGCTGCCCCGTCCGACGGCGCTGGCGACGATGAGCTCGACGGCGCCAGCCGCATCTTCTTCGAGCCCAGCCTCTACCACTGCCTGGAGAACTGCGGCTCCGTGCTGCTGTCCGTCACCTGCCAGGGCGGCGAGGGCAACAGCACCTTCTACGTGGACTACCGCACCGAGGACGGATCAGCCAAGGCCGGCTCCGACTACGAGTACAG CGAGGGCACGCTGGTGTTCAAGCCGGGCGAGACGCAGAAGGAGCTGCGCATCGGCATCATCGACGACGACATCTTCGAGGAGGACGAGCACTTCTTCGTGCGGCTGCTGAACCTGCGCGTGGGCGACGCGCAGGGCATGTTCGAGCCCGACGGCGGCGGGCGGCCCAAGGGGCGGCTGGTGGCGCCGCTGCTGGCCACCGTCACCATCCTGGACGACGACCACGCGGgcatcttctccttccaggaccgCCTGCTGCACGTGAGCGAGTGCATGGGCACCGTGGACGTGCGCGTGGTGCGCAGCTCGGGCGCGCGCGGCACCGTGCGCCTCCCTTACCGCACGGTGGACGGCACGGCGCGCGGCGGCGGCGTGCACTACGAGGACGCGTGCGGCGAGCTCGAGTTCGGCGACGACGAGACCAT GAAAACTCTCCAAGTGAAGATAGTGGATGATGAGGAATATGAGAAAAAGGATAATTTCTACATTGAGCTTGGCCAGCCCCAGTGGCTAAAGCGAGGGATTTCAG CTCTGCTACTCAATCAAG GGGATGGAGACAGGAAGCTGACGGCCGAGGAGGAGGAGGCCCGGAGGATAGCAGAGATGGGCAAGCCGGTTCTTGGGGAAAACTGCCGGCTGGAGGTCATTATCGAGGAGTCATACGACTTTAAG AACACGGTGGACAAACTCATCAAGAAAACGAACTTGGCCCTGGTGATTGGGACCCATTCGTGGAGGGAGCAGTTTTTAGAGGCAATTACGGTGAGCGCAG gggatgaggaggaggaggaggacgggTCCCGGGAGGAGCGGCTGCCGTCGTGCTTTGACTACGTGATGCACTTCCTGACGGTGTTCTGGAAGGTGCTGTTCGCCTGCGTGCCCCCCACCGAGTACTGCCACGGCTGGGCCTGCTTTGGCGTCTGCATCCTGGTCATTGGCCTGCTCACTGCCCTCATCGGGGACCTCGCCTCCCACTTTGGCTGCACCGTTGGCCTCAAGGACTCTGTCAACGCCGTTGTCTTCGTGGCGCTGGGCACCTCCATCCCTG ACACGTTCGCCAGCAAGGTGGCGGCGCTGCAGGACCAGTGCGCGGACGCGTCCATCGGCAACGTGACGGGCTCCAACGCGGTGAACGTGTTCCTGGGCCTGGGCGTGGCCTGGTCGGTGGCCGCCGTGTACTGGGCGGCGCAGGGCCGCGCCTTCGAGGTGCGCACGGGCACCCTGGCCTTCTCGGTCACGCTCTTCACCGTCTTCGCCTTCGTGGGCATCGCGGTGCTGCTGTACCGGCGCCGGCCGCACATCGGCGGGGAGCTGGGCGGCCCGCGCGGACCCAAGCTCGCCACCGCCGCGCTCTTCCTGGGCCTCTGGTTCCTCTACATCCTCTTCGCCAGCCTGGAGGCCTACTGCCACATCCGGGGCTTCTAG